One genomic window of Equus caballus isolate H_3958 breed thoroughbred chromosome 6, TB-T2T, whole genome shotgun sequence includes the following:
- the ERFE gene encoding erythroferrone, translating to MAPARRPAGARLLLVYAGLLAATAAGLGSPEPGAPAGSRAREEPPPGNELPAGPGESRAGPAARPPEPSTERARSIDPHDAWMLFVRQSDKGVNSKSVSRGKAKKLKLGLPGPPGPPGPQGPPGPVIPPEVLLKEFQRLLKGAVRQRERAEAEPCTRGPTAVPAATSGNEEAAAAGAADVLALLAAPLAPGPRVPRVEAAFHCRLRRDASVERRALHELNVYYLPDAEGAFRRGPGLNLTSGQYTAPVAGFYALAATLHVALGEQPRRGPPRPRDRLRLLICIQSRCQRNASLEAVVGLESSSELFTISVNGVLYLQTGQYTSVFLDNASGSSLTVRSGSHFSAILLGV from the exons ATggcccccgcccgccgccccgccggAGCCCGCCTGCTGCTCGTCTACGCGGGCCTACTGGCCGCCACCGCCGCTGGCCTCGGCTCCCCGGAGCCCGGCGCGCCCGCGGGGAGCCGCGCCCGCGAGGAGCCGCCGCCCGGGAACGAGCTGCCCGCGGGCCCCGGGGAGAGCCGCGCGGGgccggccgcccgcccgccg GAGCCCAGCACCGAGCGAGCGCGCAGCATCGACCCCCATGATGCCTGGATGCTCTTCGTCAGGCAGAGTGACAAGGGTGTCAACAGCAAGAGTGTGAGCAGAGGCAAGGCCAAGAAGCTGAAG CTCGGCCTGCCAGGGCCCCCTGGTCCCCCCGGCCCCCAGGGCCCCCCAGGCCCCGTCATCCCACCAGAAGTACTGCTGAAGGAGTTCCAGCGGCTGCTGAAAG gcgcgGTGCGGCAGCGCGAGCGCGCGGAGGCCGAACCCTGCACGCGCGGCCCCACCGCGGTCCCGGCCGCCACCAGCGGGAacgaggaggcggcggcggcgggggccgcGGACGTGCTGGCGCTGCTGGCCGCGCCCCTAGCCCCGGGCCCGCGGGTGCCGCGCGTCGAGGCCGCCTTCCACTGCCGCCTGCGCCGGGACGCGTCGGTGGAGCGGCGCGCGCTGCACGAGCTCAACGTCTACTACCTG CCCGACGCCGAGGGCGCCTTCCGCCGCGGCCCCGGCCTGAACCTGACCAGCGGCCAGTATACGGCGCCCGTCGCCGGCTTCTACGCGCTCGCCGCCACGCTGCACGTGG CGCTCGGGGAGCAGCCGAGGCGGGGGCCGCCGCGCCCCCGGGACCGCCTGCGCCTGCTCATCTGCATCCAGTCCCGGTGCCAGCGGAACGC CTCCCTGGAGGCTGTGGTGGGCCTGGAGAGCAGCAGCGAGCTCTTCACCATCTCGGTAAATGGCGTGCTCTATCTGCAG ACGGGCCAGTACACCTCCGTATTCCTGGACAACGCCAGCGGCTCCTCCCTCACGGTGCGCAGCGGCTCCCACTTCAGCGCTATCCTCCTCGGCGTGTGA